In one Hippocampus zosterae strain Florida chromosome 10, ASM2543408v3, whole genome shotgun sequence genomic region, the following are encoded:
- the numbl gene encoding numb-like protein isoform X6: protein MNKLRQSLRRKKPTYVPEASRPHQWQADEEAVRKGKCNFSVRYLGLVEVEESRGMHVCEEAVKKLKISGKKTVKAVLWVSADGLRVVDDKTKDLIVDQTIEKVSFCAPDRNYDKAFSYICRDGTTRRWMCHCFMALKDSGERLSHAVGCAFAACLERKQRREKECGVTASFDATRTSFVREGSFRTNSACSQHGSGSERDDKLQEKNKDQPSVHAALPPGTASPPEGAAEPGGPHAIPRRHAPIEQLVRQGSFRGFPALSQKNSPFKRQLSLRLNDLPSTLQRKTDFEAKNSVLEVDMSLSGEGDINDLCSQINTSFTKPSEDPFSNPCPTASGQPNCVVLPVLPPPPAPMQATSSWVQPDPPRHSPPPPLSAVMQSGHKRTPSEAERWLEEVSKAVMSQQTPPPAPTIIPAIPGPPSVSSQQTTSLAPVSALSVSKPLLAGPSAISAQAPMPLPPMSISSVPLIPGPPISSPPMSLPSMSIPTMSGPSMSGAPMIQPSLAGPRGSLPSILQPFPLAFDATSAPVGMFSSQPVQPPFVPMQTYMPGLASSMTYPNVSVPVVGITPSQMVANVFCTAAGSSGAGGAVGGGGSKGVTHHPYSGVPSGGFSTPFPATPPLSTATNGLPLHGGASAALHNGNSNSGGTSSWPPEGSQLTAPVTGNSQDDERFEAKWAALESTNTKPAAQAPGSKSPAGAANPFSNNLQKTFEIEL, encoded by the exons ATGAACAAGCTTCGTCAGAGCCTGAGAAGGAAGAAGCCCACCTATGTACCCGAGGCCAGCAGACCGCATCAGTGGCAGGCAGACGAGGAGGCTGTACGCAAGGGAAAATGCAACTTCTCTGTACGG TACCTGGGCTTGGTGGAGGTGGAGGAGTCTCGAGGGATGCATGTGTGCGAGGAGGCGGTGAAAAAGCTTAAAATT AGCGGGAAAAAGACAGTGAAGGCAGTATTGTGGGTTTCAGCTGATGGCCTCAGGGTGGTCGATGATAAAACAAAG GACCTGATTGTGGACCAGACCATAGAGAAAGTCTCCTTCTGTGCCCCGGATAGAAACTACGACAAGGCATTCTCCTACATCTGCAGAGATGGCACCACCAGACGTTGGATGTGCCATTGCTTCATGGCTCTCAAAGACTCG GGGGAGAGACTGAGCCACGCGGTGGGCTGCGCCTTTGCCGCCTGTTTGGAGAGGAAACAGCGGCGAGAGAAGGAGTGTGGCGTGACGGCATCTTTTGACGCCACCCGCACATCCTTCGTACGCGAGGGTTCCTTCCGCACCAACTCTGCCTGCAGTCAACACGGCAGCGGTAGTGAACGAGATGACAAGTTGCAGGAAAAGAACAAAG ACCAGCCCTCTGTTCATGCAGCCCTCCCACCCGGTACTGCCTCCCCACCCGAGGGCGCAGCAGAACCCGGCGGGCCCCATGCCATCCCCCGCCGCCATGCACCCATCGAGCAACTGGTGCGTCAAGGCTCATTCCGGGGATTTCCAGCTCTGAGTCAGAAGAACTCTCCCTTTAAGAGACAGCTGTCACTTCGCCTCAATGACCTGCCATCCACACTGCAACGCAAGACCGACTTCGAAGCCAAGAACTCCG TACTAGAGGTGGACATGAGTTTGTCTGGTGAGGGAGACATTAATGACCTGTGTAGCCAGATCAACACCTCCTTCACAAAGCCATCCGAGGACCCTTTCTCCAACCCTTGCCCAACTGCGAGCGGTCAGCCTAACTGCGTCGTGCTTCCGGTCCTGCCTCCGCCCCCAGCGCCGATGCAAG CGACGTCTTCTTGGGTTCAGCCAGATCCTCCTCGccactctcctcctcctccgctgtCCGCGGTGATGCAAAGTGGGCATAAACGTACACCTTCCGAGGCGGAAAGATGGCTGGAAGAAGTCTCGAAGGCAGTCATGTCCCAGCAGACACCCCCGCCGGCTCCCACCATCATCCCCGCCATTCCTGGCCCGCCGTCCGTATCGAGCCAGCAGACAACAAGTCTGGCCCCGGTGTCCGCTCTTTCCGTGTCAAAACCGCTCCTCGCAGGCCCCTCTGCTATCTCAGCTCAGGCGCCGATGCCCCTTCCACCGATGTCCATATCGTCGGTTCCCCTCATACCCGGCCCTCCGATTTCAAGCCCCCCGATGTCTTTGCCTTCAATGTCCATTCCCACCATGTCTGGTCCAAGTATGTCAGGAGCCCCGATGATCCAGCCCTCACTGGCGGGGCCCCGAGGCTCCCTCCCGAGCATTTTGCAGCCCTTTCCTTTGGCCTTCGACGCTACTTCGGCTCCCGTCGGGATGTTCTCCAGCCAGCCCGTGCAACCGCCTTTTGTTCCCATGCAAACCTACATGCCAGGCTTGGCGAGCAGTATGACCTACCCGAATGTCAGCGTACCCGTCGTCGGAATCACGCCGTCGCAAATGGTGGCCAACGTCTTCTGCACGGCCGCCGGCTCATCTGGCGCTGGAGGTGCCGTCGGCGGCGGAGGGTCGAAAGGCGTCACTCACCACCCTTACTCAGGAGTTCCCTCTGGGGGGTTTTCCACACCGTTCCCCGCCACCCCTCCTCTTTCAACAGCCACGAATGGGCTCCCGTTGCACGGCGGCGCCTCGGCGGCCCTTCACAACGGCAACTCTAACAGCGGCGGCACTAGTAGCTGGCCGCCGGAAGGCAGCCAGCTGACTGCTCCCGTGACCGGTAATTCCCAAGACGACGAGCGTTTTGAGGCCAAGTGGGCGGCCCTTGAGAGCACCAACACCAAACCGGCGGCGCAGGCACCCGGAAGCAAAAGTCCAGCAGGGGCAGCCAACCCATTTTCGAACAACCTGCAGAAGACTTTTGAGATTGAGCTCTAA